Below is a genomic region from Gadus chalcogrammus isolate NIFS_2021 chromosome 19, NIFS_Gcha_1.0, whole genome shotgun sequence.
TGGCATTCTGGGTGGTTGTAAGGATGATCTAGAATGGTTCATGGTACTCTTTAGTTCTAAACAAATTGGTGGGTGTCAATGTGTGGTCGTATGGGGAGATATCTAAAGCATGGGTTGGCGATTTGGAGAAACAACAAGCAACCTTAAGGTCTACCTTCAAAGCCACTCCCTCCAAACGAGAGGAGTGCGAGCAGGTACAGATCGgttggtagacagacaggtagcctAAAGCAATCTAaacatttcattcaaggtgcacgagatgattggacacgcttattacaggcctgcgACCGCTACATATACcagatttctttattttttatttgacagagcatttgatttactAAGATAGGATAAAGTTAAAGATACTTTATTTTTCGTTCTAGGCACGCAACCAAATTATGTTTGGTTTCCCTCAGAGAGCCATTGATAGACATGTAAAGAGAATTTGAACAAATATGACCAAATAAACAGCCTGCTTTTGCTTTAAAGTTATCTTTTATAGAAAAAAAGAGGGAGCTCAACATTTTGGTGTATACTATTTTCATGTTGTCTAAATATTGCGGGGGAAGTGCGAGTTTATAGATTTTGATGCCAATGCTTGTGAAGTTTAAATACTTACAAATTATAAATAGTGGTAAGTTTGGATTCCTTCCATAAATATGTGGATAGTAAGGTAGTATTTCAACTTTGAATATATAGCATTAAGTATAAGGAGGGATTGAGTATGGAAGTTTGAGAATAATAAAACCAACAAAATGATTGATAGAGAATAAGGAAGAAAGCCACACCTCATTATGTTTACCTATGATAACATTAAGGCCGTCACGGCTCTTAATTCCAAGTCAATACAAAACATTGTTCAATAACAGTAGTGCATGTCCTCCAGAATATAAATCATCACGGTATATTAGGCCTGTGACATTGTGGGTGTGCCCACCTCAGTAATAAGGAACCCCATTCAGACCCAGCAatacaaaccacacacagacttttGGAACCATTTTCCTGAAGCTAATTTTAccatatttttaaatgtgttgttcTGAAGGAGTATAAAATAAGCTAAATAATATGGATCTCGTTGTACTTTTAAAACTGTCATTTGTGGTAAATGTTTGTCAGATTTTGCAATGTCAATGATCAAGGTCAATGGTCACATTTACAATGCTGCAACAATATGTTTTATGGTGAGGTGAGGCAAGGCCAGTAAGGGAAATTGGCCCTTCCTATTTTCCAACTGACGTTTACCATACTAGGGTCATTAGTGTCTAAGAgaatcattcatttattctcCAACACCTCTGGTAAGAAGTACACCCTCCTCGTTTTCTATTCAAAAAGTTATTCAGATTCAGACTACTTTAATTGTaactgtgttttatttttccctTGGAATTCTGGAAAATGAATAGGCCTCATACGCTGATGGTATACTGTTAATATTGAGGTTTGCCTCTTTTTCCAATTGCAGTTTCAGTCGATCATGGCAGTGACGCACCAACCGGGCCGATTCCCCCCCTCTGAGTTTCAGACGGGACTCTGCTCCTTTTTCAGTGACTGCGGCACTTGTAAGGATTACTCCTACCAAATATATGTTTTGTAGATTTGTAATCGATTCATGGTCCGTATGAATTCATTCCATTTGCGTCGATACAGGCTTCTATGGGCTGTGTTGCTTCCCATGCCTTGGCTGCACCATCGCCAGTGATATGGATGAGTGCTGCCTGTGTGGTATGACCATGGCCATGCGTAGTGTGTACAGGACTAAGTACAACATCAATGTAAGTTGTGTAGCTACTTTGACTAACATACCAACTAACTAAGTTGTGTGGATATGAGTgttaatagaatagaatagaatagaaagctttattgtcattatACAAAGTACAACAAAATGCAATGAGCAGCTCCTTAAAAGTGCACACATAGTTATcgaatatataatgtataataatatactaaagcaatatataataaaaaaaaaaatatatatatctaaaaaaaagaaaacattaaatACACAGTAAAACTTAAATACACAGTAAAGACCACAAATAGACAAAAAACATCAGTGCAGATCTGAGTTCAGTATGGTGACAGATTTAGGAAAGAGGCTGTTCCTGAGTCTATTTGTTCTGGCATATGGTTGAAGAGATGGCAGCCGGGGTGGGTGGTGTCCTTCAGGATGCCTCTGGCCCTGCTGAGACAGCGGGAGCCGTAGATGGTGCTTCAGGAAGGCAGAGGGCAGCCAATGATTTTTTTGCGTGACGTTTGCCACCGTCTGCAGTCTCTTCCTGTCGGCCTCCGTGCAGCTGGAGTGCCACACTGACACAGCGTAGGTCAGCAGGCTTTCGATGGTGGAAcggtagaaggtcaccagcagctgtGTGTTTCGATGCTCCCTCCTGAGCACCCTCAGAAAGTCTAGCCGCCGCTGGGCCTTCTTGACCAGCGCTGAGGTGTTGACCGACCAGGAGAGATCAGCAGAGATGTGGACTCGCTCCACACCTTCACCGTTGATGTACAGGGGGGCAGGGGCGGCTCTGGTCCGTCGGAAGTCCAGGATGAGTTCCTTGGTCTCGGTGATGTTCAGTGCCAGGTTGTTAGAAACACACCACTCACCAAGTTTTCGGGCCTCGTTTCCCCCCGTTATAAGGCCCACCACCGTTGTGTCATCAGCGAATTTGACAATGATGTTCTCtgggtgggtgggactgcagtATGCAGATGTGTAGAGGGAGTAGAGTAGTGGGCTCAGCGCACAGCCCTGGGGAGAGCCAGTGCTGAGAGTgcgggaggaagagaggtgagGACCCAGTTTCACCTGCTGGGGTCGGTTGACCAGACAGTCTTAGGTAGTTAATAGTAGGAAGTTTACTCTAAAATGGTGCTAAAAGTTAGATAGAAGTTAACAGATATTTTACTTTGATCTATATGGAGACGAACCCAATGTTATCTGACCTGTCTGATGTAGATTAGCCCGAAAAGGAGTTAACAGATAAGAAATGTGTTAACCCTGATATGATTAGGTTTGTAGCCTAATTCACATGCTgcctcctgtcctgtcctgacCAGATGTATACTGTTTTGTTTGGAGCTTTACTTTgtgtatttaatttgttttctgCCTCACTTGTTTGTCTCTTAAAAGCATCTactaaatgaaaaaatatatatataaaattgtATAGTGTCAAGACACTGTTCCTTGTATCACACGTATCCAATATTGTACCACTCCCTCACACTTTTAACCCATTGCACTGTTTACAGGGCTCTCTATGCAATGACTTCATGACGTATATGTGCTGTCAAATATGTGGTACTTGTCAGCTGAAGAGAGATATCGATTTGAGAAAGGAACAGGGCATTTTCTGATTTCAGCATTTTCTGATTTCACATTGAGGTCAGTAGAAGTTCTCAACTTTTATTctgcatgtacgcacacacacacacacacacacacacacacacacacacacacacacacacacacacacacacacacacacacacacacacacacacacacacacacacacacacataaacagcgtTAATTATACAGAGAATCAATAAAAGGGTGATTTTTTTACAATGTAGTTTAAGCAATTCAGCCGAGTTCAATAGTTCAGAATGAAGTTTAATGTGATGATGTCAGGGATTCCAAACCACTTGTCTTGTTTGGTTTCAATAACTCTGTTTCCTTTTTCTCTCATGACTTCTAGGTGCAGGCCATGCGGCCTGTGTGAGTGAGCCAATATCCCAATGAATATATTCACAtgtaaaagaaaatgtattgtgtAACTACACTGAATAAAATCTATGTTTGAAATGCAGGGTTTGTATTATTAGTAACTTCAATCTATATAGTGGTGAAATGTTTTAACAAAATGGTTTAAACATTTCATAACAAAATGattttaataacaataatagtattgtTATAATTATCTATATTTGTATGGCAcagacaaataaaataaaagataagcaGCTTGAACAAGACATaacaataacagaaagaagaaaAGCCAACAAATTAAAAACTATTGCAAACTTTCTTATATTAAAAAATTAACCatactcacactaaccccaaaAAATGAAACTAACCCGATTCCTCACACTAATCCTCTATGATGAACACTAACCCCCCTACTAGTAATAAccctctaataataataataataataataataataaagaagagGCTTCAAGAAACCAAAGGTTTTCGCGGTGAGGGGACAGGGGACGGAGGGGGTTTTAGAGTTTATGGGTAAAGTCTATGTGTAAAGTATATGGGTTGAGGCTATGGGTAGAGTCTAAGGGTAGAATCTATGGGTCCAGACTATGGGAAGAGTCTAAGCGTAATGTCTATGTGTATAGTCTATGATGGGTAGAGTATATTATGGCTCGAGTTAATGTGTAGAGTCTATAGATAGAATCTATGATGGGTAGAGTCTATGGGTAGAGTCTATGTGTAGAGTCGCCCTCTTTGACAGCAGCGAGCACTGAGTGGTTGACGCTCACAGAGGAACCACCAACAATGGCGAGCGAAGTGAGGCAAGAGCTTGCCCAGCTCATGAATTCAACTGGATCGCACAAAGATCTTGCTGCAAAGTACGTACCAAACAAGGCAGTGttaatttatgtgtgtgtttttgtttgggaTGTGCACGTTCCAGTTTCTATTGGTAGCCGTAGCATAGAGCTAGCTAGTTAGCAGACGTCAGCTAGTTAGCGCTAACGCTACATATACTATCCTGTTCATTTTAAGTTTCTCCATGGACTTTACAACTATCTATTCAAGGGTAAACTTGTTAAGAGGTCTCCTAGGGTGGTTAATATACTAATTACGTAACTGTAAGCGACAGAATGAATGTTCTAAGTTATTGATGGTGTCACTTCAGTTTCCCATTCAATTACACCAGCATGTAGCCTCGATAGCTTAGCATACCTGCAATAACAAGCTAGCACTTGCAAAAACGCATCGTTTGAATCCGAATATTGGCAGGGAATGCTCGGAAATCGAATTGAACTATGAGTCTTAATGAATGCCCTTGTATTATATGACATGCGACGCACAACCTTTTGCTGGCTGTATTGGCAGCCATATTTGAAGTGTATCGCTGATATATTTTGGGTGCTTGTTATGATGGCAATAGTTTACTTtgtcagtaaacaataatttaTCCTAAATTGGCCGgtttaaatgttttttgtttggttgtctCAAAGTAGCTAAAGTGGATTTTTATACTAGTGGTTTCCAGGATCTAGCTGTTACCTCGAGGTCTAACTCAACTACCTAGTATTGGTATTGATAATGTCTGAGAGATATGCACCATACAACTTACACAGCAGTGCAAGATTTGTAGGTGCTTGATAAAGCTACACAACGATTCTATCCATAGTTACTACTACTAgctctagttattattattgaatgtATTGTATAAAGGAATATGTTTTTTAATAATACCCCTGTGTAATACCGCTCTTATAGATATGTATGCATACAGTTAGTCAGATGAAACACTTGTGCATTGGACTGCATTTATCTATTAACATACCttaatcatttacattttaaaaaaaatatattttctttatcatTAGAAGAAGAAATTGTGATAATCGGAGGTAAAATACACCATGCATAAGATACCGTCGATCATATTGTATGCAAGATGATTCAGTTAGAAATGAACCACATTTGAAACGACTTTAGTGCCAAAACAGGCCCTATAGTCACTTAAACATACTCAATAGTTTGATGTCCTTTTCTATCAGATTCAGTAATGTAACTTTATTTTTCAGGTATCGTCAAATTTTGGAGAAGGCCATTCAGTACACAGATGCAGATCAACTAGAGTTCTTAAAAGCTTTCGTAGAAGCAAGTAAGTGCTGCCTTTATTTCACTTCAACATTTTAACAGGAACTGATTTTCTATTTGTCAAACGCTTGTGGAATGTTGGATGTTCATGCTGTCCtattgtttttatattgttaAATGGGTATtctgttctgtgtttgtgtttgaatggtTGGTCATCCTTTAACAGATATTTACCTTTACAATCGTTGAATAGTTTCAACACATTTGATGTATGACACGCATATAAAATAATGTCCTTCAATCGCCCACCTGCGCCTGACCCATACAGTTTATACGGTGTACGCCAGCATACATACTCATGCACTCTTTGTTTCCTTCCTCCCTTGTAGTGGTCAATGAAAATGTTAGCCTTGTCATCTCGAGACAGCTTCTCACAGACTTCTGCACACACCTCCCTAACCTGCCCGACAGCACCGCCAAGGCGATATACCACTTCACCTTGGAGAAGATACAGCCTAGGGTCATCTCTTTCGAAGAGCAAGTGGGTGCTATGTTTGCTCTCATACTTTTCCTGTATCTTATGTACCCTTACCAACCCGTGACTTTATGAAATATCTCTATTCACTGCAAGTAGCATTGTAAACTTGGCAATTCTGAATGTTAAACGGACATTTTTTCCACAGGTAGCCTCTATTCGACAGCACCTGGCGACTATTTACGAAAAGGAGGGAGACTGGAGAAACGCGGCACAGGTTTTAGTTGGAATCCCACTGGAAACGGGACAGAAGTAAGCTAACTCTAGCTGCAAACGTGTTTATGTCTCATACGATGCAACTTCTAAAGCATTTAACCATCTCTCTTTTCGTTCACTCCATAGGCAATACAATGTAGATTATAAATTGGATACGTACCTGAAAATCGCTCGTCTATACTTGGAGGATGACGACCCGGTACAAGCTGAAGCCTACATAAACAGAGCGTCGTTGCTACAGAACGAGTCGTCCAATGAACAGCTACAGATACACTATAAGGTAACAACAAtaacatgttgttgtttttttagctatatgtattatatcattatgtgattttgttttgaattaAAAAGTCGCAGTGCTCAGTGAGGCAGAATGTGTGTAAGGCTATTTGAGTCCCAGCCAAAGGGTTCTGGGTTAACCCCAATGTCCCCATTCTAAATATAGGCATTCTGGAGTCGTTTGAATAAGAATGAATCTTAAAGTAAATAACTGCAAGATTATTTTGAACCTTAAAACATACTTGTTTTTACCTGCACTGTTGATGATGCTTGGAGTTACAGAATTGAATTGTCATGAAATCAAGTGTTCATAAATGGTCTATCACTCTGTGTCGTCTCTCAGGTGTGCTACGCTAGAGTGCTGGACTTCAGGAGGAAGTTCATCGAAGCGGCCCAGCGGTACAACGAGCTGTCGTACAAGTCCATCGTCCACGAAACAGAGCGCCTGGAAGCCCTGAAGCACGCGCTGAACTGCACTATACTGGCCTCCGCAGGTACATGCAGGCTACCGCAGGCTGGTCCTACCACCATTGTGGCAGGATAATCTATTGATTAGATGGATTATCTGACCATAAGGCTCCGGGTTTGGCCTCCATACGGTCGGCCGGTAGGCATCCCGGAGCAAGATGCCCAACCCCCCTCTACTTGCCCCTCAATAACCTTACAAAATGTATtccaagtcactttggatagaagcgtctgtTAAATGATGAAATTGCGGAATAGCAGTGCAAACTTTCTACCTCATTCTACCCACTCAGGTCAGCAGCGGTCAAGGATGCTGGCCACTTTGTTTAAGGACGAGCGCTGCCAGCAGCTGGCGGCCTACGGCATCCTGGAGAAGATGTACCTGGACCGCATCATCCGGGGCAACCAGCTGCAGGAGTTTGCTACCATGCTGATGCCCCACCAGAAGGCCACTACCACAGACGGTGACGGTGATTTTTGAATGGGCTTTTCACCTTGTTGTATTGTAacgctgtactgtactgtagccCGTCGGGGTCGTTCCCAACCAAAGCTCAATTGTAGAGCGTCCACGTTTGAATATGCGGCGATGTTGATCAAGGAACTCTCGCACTGATGGCAGAGCTACAGATTATGGCGGAGCACAGCTCGTTCTTTAAGCGCCGAGTCTAGCATTTTCAAGAGTAAATTTTTCTGACATTCATGATTTACATTACCTAGATGGCGAGTCGTATTAAATATGTCTCCGGTGAGAACACGAGGTGCTATACACTTGAGCTTTGGTGCACAACGACCTTCACATATACTCATTCTTCCTATGCCCTGCCTCTTCCATTCCTCTGTTATTAATGCCACTCCTATCTCATCTCCTCACCTTTTCTCTCCACTTCTCTCCCTCCGTTCATCCCTGCGCTAttcttgtttctctttctgtggtcttctctcctctcatctcttctccttctctccctcaacTCCTATATCCTCTCAtccccttttctctcctctactcgctgtcctcactcctctcctatcttcatttccctcctctcctcacttcaACTCTACTTCTCTCCTCAccttttctctcctctgtcctctcc
It encodes:
- the cops4 gene encoding COP9 signalosome complex subunit 4 isoform X1, whose amino-acid sequence is MASEVRQELAQLMNSTGSHKDLAAKYRQILEKAIQYTDADQLEFLKAFVEAMVNENVSLVISRQLLTDFCTHLPNLPDSTAKAIYHFTLEKIQPRVISFEEQVASIRQHLATIYEKEGDWRNAAQVLVGIPLETGQKQYNVDYKLDTYLKIARLYLEDDDPVQAEAYINRASLLQNESSNEQLQIHYKVCYARVLDFRRKFIEAAQRYNELSYKSIVHETERLEALKHALNCTILASAGQQRSRMLATLFKDERCQQLAAYGILEKMYLDRIIRGNQLQEFATMLMPHQKATTTDGDGSSILDRAVIEHNLLSASKLYNNITFEELGALLEIPPAKAEKIASQMITEGRMNGFIDQIDGIVHFETREPLPTWDKQIQSLCFQVNNLLEKIRTAAPEWAAQALEAQMTQ
- the cops4 gene encoding COP9 signalosome complex subunit 4 isoform X2 — encoded protein: MASEVRQELAQLMNSTGSHKDLAAKYRQILEKAIQYTDADQLEFLKAFVEAMVNENVSLVISRQLLTDFCTHLPNLPDSTAKAIYHFTLEKIQPRVISFEEQVASIRQHLATIYEKEGDWRNAAQVLVGIPLETGQKQYNVDYKLDTYLKIARLYLEDDDPVQAEAYINRASLLQNESSNEQLQIHYKVCYARVLDFRRKFIEAAQRYNELSYKSIVHETERLEALKHALNCTILASAGQQRSRMLATLFKDERCQQLAAYGILEKMYLDRIIRGNQLQEFATMLMPHQKATTTDGSSILDRAVIEHNLLSASKLYNNITFEELGALLEIPPAKAEKIASQMITEGRMNGFIDQIDGIVHFETREPLPTWDKQIQSLCFQVNNLLEKIRTAAPEWAAQALEAQMTQ
- the LOC130372725 gene encoding placenta-specific gene 8 protein-like; translated protein: MAVTHQPGRFPPSEFQTGLCSFFSDCGTCFYGLCCFPCLGCTIASDMDECCLCGMTMAMRSVYRTKYNINGSLCNDFMTYMCCQICGTCQLKRDIDLRKEQGIF